Proteins found in one Amphiura filiformis chromosome 14, Afil_fr2py, whole genome shotgun sequence genomic segment:
- the LOC140169462 gene encoding uncharacterized protein produces MSEISDISRFRWLIVWLADNLVPEDIRKVQTLLKNQIKDCGDDSVDDALAIFDILVKQNRIHDEDTGLLRTLFISLGRMDLLEAVDDYEREKKAVVRRLKKNSSVLGGPFFGSHDLLNKVISVLDTTYDHIHGVCISGEEGIGKTRFAQEACVRMKGSHKLVTVDLNGLPSMESMYYAIMHAFGVECREYELDNLFGLLRGYESALYANTVLFLDNADSMLNPGSIDQRNPTYVKFIEALKTILEIQNPKLKIMMTSLYDLDMRAGLSSKMMTRILLNQQNGLDMDAAVRMIRYHAGNTVVTYEDAKNVANMCDKNPLVIKIIANRLQDGRSQLTDILPTSTALSSQKQDVTQSSSRLQLASSTQRQQCLQSALESLHEAQRLNIIKLATVPGGFSLETARKIVKYRKKHLAMLQYDLQDLKYLGLLDIKRENASNQFSDKVAIYSMSHTLRAFVIDFVKSKGGANLKAFYKAQNRFIQLFGKKLRNICKLLQTDACNALSHLRQDLGNYLGFLEVLKSAEDFKPSENLWWVVLASELLLSAEEGQTFYRHMAEQAKQRDDMHAYADLKCHEITYRKELGHNPEELLQQLKEVQDILNTKIDSSGDVRSKQFSLATCYCLRGELLTQTKKASEAIQWLQQAVSLRKQLMGDGQHFLIARALNSLGMAMKVKAASTIDTDSEKMMSKKYFLQAYEMCRHLANGSDKHLDIPRYIVNIGDVFRELGQHEDAIECMNRSVELESALGMGGAVAVCRTQEKIATSYCELERYDDAFPVAKQSLEHRKTLSGQVSPDTTHALYVLGSVCLKSRNYREARKYFNEALEIEEELWGRGLSHSDDWQHLKTSIETMMVTLQKQSTLTSYRKRFKDAEDASTKGKLKRQTKQKEEKGFDSGDDSASDQSSLPSEMSDECPVKPRKHVQEDDESSESDASSIASEISDELPVVKTKTTQKPAKSVSDEESLPSEISDEIPIRRREGAKEGDSDDETSSNSSSLPSEISDEFPVRVDRNLNNIDKQNDIPELNYRQGGKSKCPSASGDSAVESISGPSSDETTPPKNKIH; encoded by the exons ATGAGCGAAATATCGGATATTAGCCGGTTTCGCTGGCTGATAGTATGGCTAGCTGACAACCTCGTCCCCGAAGATATTCGTAAAGTTCAAACCTTACTCAAGAATCAGATAAAGGATTGTGGTGATGACTCTGTAGACGATGCTCTtgccatttttgacattttggtaAAACAAAATCGCATACACGATGAAGATACCGGACTGTTGAGGACGCTGTTTATTAGTCTTGGGCGTATGGACTTGTTGGAAGCAGTTGATGATTATGAGAGGGAGAAGAAAGCCGTGGTTAGGAGGCTGAAAAAGAACTCATCCGTTTTGGGAG GTCCTTTCTTTGGGAGCCACGATTTATTGAATAAAGTCATATCAGTTCTTGATACGACATATGATCACATCCATGGCGTATGCATCAGTGGCGAGGAGGGCATTGGTAAAACACGTTTTGCGCAAGAAGCCTGCGTACGCATGAAAGGATCACATAAACTCGTTACAGTTGACCTCAATGGCCTTCCGTCAATGGAGAGTATGTACTACGCCATCATGCATGCCTTTGGTGTCGAATGCAGAGAGTATGAACTTGATAACTTGTTTGGATTGTTGAGGGGGTACGAATCCGCACTATATG CAAACACAGTTCTCTTCTTGGACAACGCCGATTCCATGCTGAACCCAGGCTCCATTGATCAAAGAAACCCAACATACGTGAAGTTCATTGAAGCACTGAAAACCATCCTGGAGATACAAAACCCGAAACTGAAAATCATGATGACGTCACTTTATGATCTGGACATGAGAGCCGGCTTAAGCTCAAAG ATGATGACCAGAATATTACTCAACCAACAGAATGGTCTCGACATGGACGCAGCAGTACGCATGATTCGATATCACGCCGGCAACACTGTCGTTACCTACGAAGATGCCAAGAATGTTGCCAACATGTGTGACAAAAATCCTCTCGTCATCAag ATAATCGCCAACAGACTGCAAGATGGAAGATCGCAACTCACAGACATACTCCCAACTTCAACAGCACTATCATCTCAGAAGCAAGACGTGACGCAGTCCTCATCGCGTCTCCAACTTGCATCCAGTACACAACGACAGCAATGCCTACAATCGGCACTCGAATCGTTACACGAAGCACAAAGGTTAAACATCATTAAGCTCGCCACGGTTCCTGGTGGCTTTTCATTAGAAACAGCGCGGAAGATAGTGAAATATCGCAAGAAGCACTTAGCCATGCTTCAGTATGATCTCCAAGATCTCAAGTATCTTGGTTTACTCGATATAAAGCGAGAAAATGCATCCAATCAGTTCTCTGATAAAGTTGCTATCTACAGCATGTCACATACCTTACGTGCCTTCGTTATTGACTTTGTAAAATCCAAAGGTGGTGCTAACTTGAAAGCTTTCTACAAAGCTCAGAATAGGTTCATCCAGCTCTTCGGGAAGAAATTGAGGAACATTTGCAAACTGCTGCAAACTGATGCATGTAATGCTCTTTCTCATCTGCGTCAAGATTTAGGCAACTATCTCGGCTTCTTGGAGGTTCTCAAAAGTGCGGAAGACTTCAAACCATCTGAGAACCTCTGGTGGGTTGTGCTAGCATCTGAGCTGTTGTTGTCTGCCGAAGAAGGTCAGACGTTTTACAGACATATGGCAGAACAGGCCAAACAGAGAGATGACATGCATGCATATGCTGATCTGAAGTGCCATGAGATAACGTATCGCAAAGAACTTGGACATAATCCCGAAGAACTACTACAACAACTCAAAGAAGTACAAGACATACTCAACACAAAGATCGACAGTTCTGGAGATGTTCGCAGTAAGCAGTTCAGTTTAGCCACCTGCTACTGTCTACGTGGTGAACTCTTAACTCAGACCAAGAAGGCATCAGAAGCCATTCAATGGCTACAACAGGCTGTTAGTCTACGTAAGCAACTCATGGGAGATGGACAACATTTCCTTATTGCAAGAGCGTTGAATTCCTTGGGTATGGCGATGAAGGTGAAGGCTGCGTCAACAATAGATACTGATTcggagaaaatgatgtcaaagaaGTACTTCTTGCAG GCTTACGAGATGTGCCGTCATCTTGCCAATGGTTCCGACAAGCATCTGGACATTCCACGATACATCGTCAACATCGGAGACGTCTTTCGTGAGCTGGGCCAACATGAAGACGCTATCGAATGTATGAATAGGAGCGTCGAGTTAGAATCCGCACTAGGGATGGGCGGTGCTGTTGCCGTGTGCAGGACGCAAGAAAAGATCGCAACGTCGTATTGTGAATTGGAAAG GTATGATGACGCTTTTCCAGTGGCGAAACAGTCACTGGAACACCGAAAGACGCTATCGGGACAGGTGTCCCCCGACACAACACACGCCTTGTATGTGCTAGGCTCCGTATGTTTGAAGTCCAGAAACTACCGTGAGGCAAGAAAATACTTCAATGAGGCGTTGGAGATTGAGGAGGAGTTATGGGGAAGAGGTTTGTCTCATAGTGATGATTGGCAGCACCTAAAGACGAGTATTGAGACCATGATGGTGACGCTACAGAAACAGTCGACACTAACGTCATATCGCAAACGATTTAAG GACGCAGAAGATGCATCGACCAAAGGTAAATTGAAACGGCAGACAaagcaaaaagaagaaaaaggatTCGACTCAG GAGACGACTCCGCATCTGATCAAAGTAGTTTGCCTTCTGAAATGTCAGATGAATGCCCTGTTAAACCACGAAAACACGTTCAAGAAG ATGATGAATCGTCCGAATCTGACGCAAGCAGCATAGCTTCCGAGATATCTGATGAACTGCCAGTTGTCAAGACCAAAACTACTCAAAAACCAG CGAAATCAGTGTCGGATGAAGAAAGCCTTCCATCAGAAATATCCGATGAAATTCCCATTCGGAGGAGAGAAGGAGCGAAGGAAGGAG ATTCCGATGACGAAACCTCGTCCAATTCCAGCAGTTTGCCTTCAGAAATTTCTGACGAATTTCCAGTGAGAGTCGATAGGAATTTGAACAACATTGACAAACAGAATG atATTCCGGAACTCAATTACAGACAAGGAGGAAAGAGCAAATGTCCATCCGCATCAGGAGATTCTGCCGTGGAATCAATTAGTGGACCGTCATCTGATGAAACGACTCCACCAAAAAACAAGATCCATTGA
- the LOC140170218 gene encoding uncharacterized protein encodes MASARKKDDMPHLMISYQWDAQERMLKLRDELTRAGYDVWMDVDHMEGNMDERMAEAVEQASAVLICFSKKYQESANCKKEAQYANILKKHIVPLKYEEYMPTSWLGLMINALLYYDVQTEESMMKNLPSIIRAMDKRGVSRRFEGTSEPKLVSSVSTSESSEPYQPCQPSPEGFSIVNREDVAMGEILGSGGFGSVHLASHKHWGDVAVKQFRSLVSDDVRREAEKMWRAISSPYLVRMMGIIDDPQHLSIVMEYFENGNLKDFRQKYMNSEVCLARKIRMILDMSLGLNYLHTLNPPIIHRDVKLSNIFVGNGFEAKIGDLGLAISKRSSSEVQDSSAGTCTHLPPEAWTTSKTEPK; translated from the exons ATGGCGTCAGCCAGGAAGAAAGATG ACATGCCTCATCTGATGATCTCCTACCAATGGGACGCACAAGAACGGATGCTGAAGCTGAGAGATGAACTCACAAGGGCTGGTTATGACGTATGGATGGACGTGGACCATATGG AAGGGAACATGGATGAGCGGATGGCAGAGGCTGTAGAGCAGGCATCGGCGGTTCTTATTTGCTTTTCCAAGAAATACCAAGAAAGCGCAAATTGCAAGAAAG AAGCCCAGTACGCAAATATCCTAAAAAAGCACATCGTTCCGTTGAAATATGAGGAATACATGCCAACAAGCTGGTTAGGTCTGATGATTAATGCCTTGTTGTATTATGATGTGCAGACAGAGGAGTCTATGATGAAGAATCTACCGAGTATCATACGGGCCATGGATAAGCGTGGTGTGTCCAGACGTTTTGAAG GGACCAGTGAACCCAAACTGGTGTCATCTGTATCCACATCTGAATCCAGTGAGCCGTATCAACCATGCCAACCATCTCCTGAAGGTTTCTCCATCGTCAACCGTGAAGATGTTGCCATGGGTGAGATTCTTGGAAGCGGAGGGTTTGGCTCTGTACACTTGGCAAGTCACAAACACTGGGGTGACGTGGCTGTCAAACAGTTTAGATCTTT AGTATCTGATGATGTTCGTCGAGAGGCAGAGAAGATGTGGCGTGCCATCTCCTCCCCGTATCTGGTCCGTATGATGGGCATCATTGATGATCCTCAACATCTCAGCATCGTCATGGAGTACTTTGAAAATG GTAACCTGAAGGATTTTCGTCAGAAGTACATGAATTCCGAGGTGTGTCTTGCCAGAAAGATCCGGATGATATTGGACATGTCTCTTGGTCTCAATTACCTGCACACACTGAACCCACCCATAATACATCGAGATGTAAAACTCAGCAACATATTTGTGGGCAATGGATTTGAAgcaaag ATTGGTGACTTGGGTCTTGCCATCAGCAAGAGATCTTCCTCTGAGGTGCAGGATTCATCTGCTGGTACCTGTACACATCTGCCTCCAGAGGCATGGACAACGAGTAAAACGGAACCCAAATAA